One window from the genome of Spirosoma rhododendri encodes:
- a CDS encoding helix-turn-helix domain-containing protein, with protein sequence MESPQHLADFYRERLNYVPDTVTSVLGHLNVFDMADFSGPYAKPIFYTRKNYFKISLLTGKKKLSYADKVITIDQHALIFSNPLIPYNWELLEEAQSGFFCIFTQSFFAQFGGISQYPVFQPGQIPVFPLDDAQQRAIEPIYQDMLQEIRSDYAYKQDRLRNLAFELIHRGLKMTPATVATPSDTTANSRIAALFVELLERQFPLEPSAQMVLQTPSAFASQLAVHVNHLNRALKTVMGKTTSQVISERVASEAAFLLTHTTRPISEIAWCLGFDDPSSFVHFFKKAFAQPPRSFRNQSLV encoded by the coding sequence ATGGAATCACCGCAGCATTTAGCCGATTTTTACCGCGAGCGACTCAACTACGTGCCTGATACGGTAACTAGTGTGCTGGGCCATCTCAACGTATTCGACATGGCCGATTTCTCGGGGCCCTACGCCAAACCCATCTTTTACACCCGCAAGAATTACTTTAAGATCAGCTTACTGACGGGTAAGAAAAAATTAAGCTACGCAGACAAAGTTATTACCATCGACCAGCATGCGCTGATTTTCTCCAATCCCCTGATTCCGTATAACTGGGAGTTGCTCGAAGAAGCGCAGTCAGGCTTCTTCTGCATTTTCACGCAATCGTTTTTCGCGCAGTTTGGTGGTATAAGTCAGTACCCCGTTTTCCAGCCGGGCCAAATCCCGGTTTTCCCCCTGGATGATGCACAGCAACGCGCCATCGAACCGATCTATCAGGATATGCTTCAGGAAATTCGCTCTGATTATGCTTATAAGCAGGATCGGCTGCGAAATCTGGCGTTTGAGCTGATTCACCGGGGACTGAAAATGACCCCGGCAACGGTCGCTACGCCATCGGATACCACCGCGAACTCACGTATTGCCGCCCTGTTTGTTGAATTGTTGGAAAGACAGTTTCCCCTCGAGCCGTCGGCGCAGATGGTATTGCAGACTCCGTCGGCTTTTGCCTCGCAGCTGGCCGTGCACGTCAATCATTTGAACCGCGCCCTGAAAACCGTTATGGGCAAAACGACCTCGCAGGTTATCAGCGAACGGGTGGCCAGCGAAGCGGCTTTCCTGCTGACGCATACTACCCGACCGATCAGTGAGATCGCGTGGTGCCTGGGCTTCGATGACCCGTCGTCGTTCGTTCATTTCTTCAAAAAAGCCTTCGCCCAGCCACCCCGGTCGTTTCGTAATCAGTCGCTTGTTTGA
- a CDS encoding DUF6624 domain-containing protein, producing the protein MLYSDIARELIERREHDLAVRQRLIEEGTLFRGYSPEMEAVHLDNARQLQSIIAQIGWPAREQVGEEASQAAWLIVQHAISWPEFMKSTLALMHEQKPTRTIDPVALAFLSDRIAMYEDRPQVYGTQFVDDEHGRLVPYLLDGPVDEVNQRRGQVGLNTVEERLVELTAQLSVEQRKQPTADERQQERIAYDRWRRKVGWITA; encoded by the coding sequence ATGCTGTATTCTGACATTGCCCGCGAGCTGATTGAACGGCGGGAGCATGACCTTGCTGTTCGTCAGCGGCTTATTGAGGAAGGTACGCTGTTTCGGGGCTATAGCCCGGAGATGGAAGCGGTGCATCTCGACAATGCCCGACAACTTCAGTCGATCATCGCTCAGATTGGCTGGCCTGCGCGCGAACAGGTGGGGGAAGAAGCAAGTCAGGCTGCGTGGTTGATTGTTCAGCACGCAATCAGTTGGCCTGAGTTCATGAAAAGTACGCTTGCGCTGATGCACGAACAGAAACCGACGCGAACGATTGACCCCGTCGCGCTGGCGTTTCTGTCGGACCGGATTGCCATGTACGAGGATCGACCGCAAGTGTACGGGACTCAGTTTGTCGATGATGAGCATGGTCGGCTCGTTCCGTATCTGCTTGACGGTCCCGTCGATGAAGTGAATCAACGTCGGGGGCAGGTGGGGCTGAACACTGTTGAAGAACGGTTAGTTGAGTTGACAGCCCAATTGTCTGTCGAACAAAGAAAACAGCCGACCGCCGACGAACGGCAGCAGGAGCGGATCGCGTACGATCGCTGGCGTAGGAAAGTTGGGTGGATTACTGCTTGA
- the chrA gene encoding chromate efflux transporter: MAYHVPTIAPVRRIRYFIFLKDVLILALTTFGGPQVHFAMLYERFVQKRRYITEAELLELNALCQILPGPTSTQTITAVGFKIGGPNLAYLTLLIWVLPGVSIMTAFGMAIYYLEQHNLSLRFARFIQPMAVGFLIVAGYRIGQKVIKNRTGLVLALLAAVTAYLFRSPYMTPLVIIVGGLTTGLTYQKQERMEKRPLQIEWSNFILWLGVLIVAAVAGALTQSLPVRLFENFYRNGSLVFGGGQVLTPILYNEFVAFKHYLTREEFLSGLGLVQAVPGPVFSFASYIGALSMRDAGPHGQIWGSFVATAGIFLPGAFLIFFVYRFWEQLKRYRVVRASLDGINAASSGLTAAAAVVLLQPMVPHWPSVAVVLITMGLLIYTRIPPFVLILGGLLAGVLL, from the coding sequence ATGGCCTACCATGTACCGACGATTGCTCCGGTCCGCCGGATTCGTTATTTCATCTTCCTGAAAGACGTCTTGATCCTGGCCCTGACTACGTTCGGTGGGCCGCAGGTGCATTTTGCCATGCTCTACGAACGCTTCGTGCAGAAGCGTCGCTACATCACCGAGGCCGAACTGCTGGAGCTGAACGCCCTGTGCCAGATTCTGCCCGGCCCCACCTCCACGCAGACAATTACGGCGGTGGGCTTCAAAATCGGCGGCCCGAATCTGGCGTATCTGACGCTGCTGATCTGGGTGTTGCCGGGTGTAAGCATCATGACGGCTTTCGGCATGGCCATTTATTACCTGGAGCAGCACAACCTGTCGCTTCGGTTTGCCCGATTTATTCAGCCGATGGCCGTCGGCTTCCTGATTGTGGCGGGGTATCGCATTGGGCAGAAAGTTATCAAGAACCGTACGGGGCTGGTGCTGGCCCTTCTGGCGGCCGTAACGGCTTACCTGTTTCGATCGCCCTACATGACGCCCCTCGTGATCATCGTCGGCGGGCTAACCACCGGCCTGACCTACCAGAAGCAGGAACGGATGGAAAAACGACCCCTGCAAATCGAATGGTCGAACTTCATCCTGTGGCTGGGTGTGCTGATCGTGGCCGCTGTCGCCGGTGCCCTGACGCAGTCGCTACCGGTGCGACTGTTTGAAAACTTCTACCGCAATGGCAGTCTGGTCTTCGGCGGGGGGCAGGTGCTGACGCCCATCCTGTACAACGAATTCGTAGCGTTCAAGCACTACCTGACCCGCGAGGAATTTCTGTCGGGGCTGGGGCTGGTGCAGGCGGTTCCGGGTCCAGTGTTTTCGTTTGCGTCGTACATCGGTGCCCTGTCCATGCGCGACGCCGGGCCACACGGTCAAATCTGGGGCAGCTTCGTTGCCACGGCCGGTATTTTTCTGCCCGGCGCGTTCCTGATCTTCTTCGTGTACCGCTTCTGGGAGCAGCTCAAACGCTACCGCGTCGTGCGGGCGTCGCTGGACGGCATCAACGCAGCCAGTAGTGGCCTGACCGCTGCGGCTGCCGTAGTGCTGTTGCAGCCGATGGTGCCGCATTGGCCGTCCGTCGCCGTTGTCTTGATCACGATGGGCCTGCTGATCTATACTCGTATCCCGCCCTTCGTCCTGATCCTCGGCGGCTTACTGGCGGGTGTGCTGCTGTAG
- a CDS encoding isopenicillin N synthase family dioxygenase: protein MSSEELYDEIPSLDLADFTSGDPDRKARFVQDLGRAFNQIGFVAIKNHGLTDELTGKLYASAKEFFQAPDDVKQKYERPDLNGQRGYIGKGKETAKGFKVADLKEFYHVGQPEPIGDMPDNVFPDEYPAFTDATLTTYRTLEQAGRELLRAIALYLELPENYFDDKVQNGDSILRALHYFPLNPDTTPDGAVRAAAHGDINLITLLMGASADGLEVLRRDGKWISITALPDQIIVNVGDMLDRLTNHKLKSTIHQVVNPPRERMNQSRYSIPFFMHPRADMNLSSLPSCVDAQHPKLYVDMTAGDFLNERLMELGLKKA, encoded by the coding sequence ATGTCAAGCGAAGAATTATATGACGAGATCCCGTCGTTGGATCTTGCCGATTTTACGTCGGGCGACCCTGACCGCAAAGCCCGCTTTGTGCAGGATCTGGGACGCGCCTTCAACCAGATCGGCTTCGTAGCAATCAAGAACCACGGCCTTACCGATGAGCTGACCGGAAAACTCTACGCGTCGGCGAAGGAGTTCTTCCAGGCCCCCGACGACGTAAAGCAGAAATACGAGCGGCCCGACCTCAACGGGCAGCGCGGCTATATCGGCAAGGGTAAGGAAACGGCCAAGGGGTTTAAAGTGGCCGATCTGAAAGAGTTTTACCACGTTGGGCAACCCGAGCCGATAGGTGATATGCCGGACAACGTGTTTCCCGACGAGTACCCCGCCTTCACCGATGCGACGCTGACGACGTATCGGACGCTCGAACAAGCGGGACGTGAACTCCTGCGGGCCATTGCGCTTTACCTCGAACTGCCCGAAAACTACTTCGACGACAAGGTGCAGAACGGCGATAGCATTTTACGTGCTCTGCACTATTTCCCGCTCAACCCCGACACCACGCCCGACGGAGCCGTCCGGGCTGCTGCCCACGGCGATATCAACCTGATTACGCTGCTGATGGGTGCGTCGGCCGATGGACTGGAAGTACTGCGTCGCGATGGTAAGTGGATTAGTATCACGGCGTTGCCCGATCAGATCATCGTCAACGTTGGCGATATGCTCGACCGGCTGACGAACCACAAGCTGAAATCGACCATCCACCAGGTCGTCAACCCCCCGCGTGAACGAATGAATCAGTCGCGTTACTCGATTCCATTCTTCATGCACCCCCGCGCCGACATGAACCTGAGCAGCCTGCCCAGTTGCGTTGATGCGCAGCACCCCAAACTATACGTCGACATGACGGCGGGCGACTTCCTGAATGAACGCCTGATGGAACTGGGCCTGAAAAAAGCCTGA
- a CDS encoding superoxide dismutase: MNRSEFLKLAFGASAGLMAFRSFGITPTQTEGPFKLPPLPYDFAALEPHIDKMTMEIHHDKHHKAYVDNLNKAVAGTDMAKMDIDALVKSISSSTPAAVRNNAGGHWNHSFFWTIMSPKGGGAPKGALADAINKKYTSFDNFKAEWAKAAGSRFGSGWVWLIKSGDGVEIVTTPNQDNPLMALAEKKGTPVMGLDVWEHAYYLKYQNKRPEYVTAAWNVFDWDKIAKNYGA; encoded by the coding sequence ATGAATCGCTCTGAATTTTTGAAACTGGCGTTCGGTGCTTCGGCCGGACTGATGGCATTCCGCTCGTTTGGCATCACGCCGACGCAGACCGAAGGCCCGTTCAAGCTGCCCCCGCTGCCCTACGATTTTGCCGCGCTCGAACCCCACATCGACAAAATGACGATGGAGATTCACCACGACAAGCACCACAAGGCCTACGTCGACAACCTCAACAAAGCCGTGGCCGGTACCGACATGGCGAAGATGGACATCGACGCGCTGGTGAAGAGCATCAGCAGCAGCACCCCGGCGGCCGTGCGTAACAACGCCGGTGGGCACTGGAATCACTCGTTTTTCTGGACGATCATGAGTCCGAAAGGGGGCGGGGCACCGAAGGGCGCACTGGCCGACGCGATCAACAAGAAGTATACGTCGTTTGATAATTTCAAGGCCGAGTGGGCAAAAGCCGCCGGGTCGCGCTTCGGATCGGGCTGGGTGTGGCTGATTAAGTCGGGCGACGGCGTAGAAATCGTCACGACGCCCAATCAGGACAACCCGCTGATGGCGCTGGCCGAGAAAAAAGGCACGCCCGTGATGGGTCTCGACGTGTGGGAACACGCCTACTACCTCAAGTACCAGAACAAACGCCCCGAATACGTCACGGCCGCCTGGAACGTGTTCGACTGGGACAAAATCGCCAAGAACTACGGGGCGTAG
- the recR gene encoding recombination mediator RecR, translating into MEYPSKLIEDAVNEVAKLPGIGKKTALRLVLHLLKRDEEQTETLATSLTAMRTGVQYCRKCHNLSDHDLCSICASNKRDQSIICVVEDTRDVLAIENTAQFKGLYHVLGGIISPVEGVGPSDLQIDSLMDRMKGPEGEQVKEIILAISPTMEGDTTAFYLQKRLKPFNLKISTIARGVPIGGDLEYADEVTLGRSILSRIAYD; encoded by the coding sequence ATGGAGTATCCATCCAAACTGATAGAAGACGCGGTCAATGAGGTGGCGAAGTTGCCGGGTATCGGCAAGAAAACCGCCCTTCGACTCGTGCTGCATTTGCTCAAACGCGACGAAGAACAGACCGAAACGCTGGCGACGAGTCTGACCGCTATGCGAACGGGGGTGCAATACTGCCGCAAGTGCCATAACCTCTCCGACCATGACCTGTGCTCGATCTGCGCCAGCAACAAGCGCGATCAGTCGATTATCTGCGTCGTAGAAGACACCCGCGACGTGCTGGCGATTGAGAACACGGCGCAGTTTAAAGGGCTGTACCACGTGCTTGGCGGCATCATTTCACCCGTTGAAGGTGTTGGCCCGAGCGATTTGCAGATCGACTCGCTCATGGACCGGATGAAAGGACCGGAAGGCGAACAGGTGAAGGAAATCATCTTGGCCATCAGCCCGACGATGGAAGGCGATACGACGGCCTTTTATCTCCAGAAGCGGCTCAAACCGTTCAACCTGAAAATCTCGACCATCGCGCGGGGCGTCCCCATCGGTGGCGACCTCGAATACGCCGACGAAGTGACGCTCGGTCGCAGTATCCTCAGCCGCATTGCCTACGACTAA
- a CDS encoding ATP-dependent Clp protease adaptor ClpS: protein MQPFEESEVALLEDVVETDVHNLVVFNDEVNTFDHVIDTLMDVCEHTSEQAEQCTLLIHYKGKCTVKNGSWDELVPMRNEICRRGISAEVLN from the coding sequence ATGCAACCTTTTGAAGAAAGCGAAGTAGCCCTGCTGGAAGACGTAGTCGAAACCGACGTGCACAATCTGGTCGTTTTCAACGACGAGGTCAATACATTCGATCACGTCATCGACACGCTGATGGATGTGTGCGAACATACGTCTGAGCAAGCTGAGCAATGCACGCTCCTGATTCATTACAAAGGCAAATGCACCGTCAAAAACGGGTCGTGGGACGAACTGGTACCCATGCGCAACGAAATCTGCCGACGCGGCATCAGCGCGGAGGTGTTAAATTAA
- a CDS encoding sodium:solute symporter: protein MNPTLALLILIAYFGLLVAVSFYTARGADTTTFFTANRQSPWWLVAFGMIGTSLSGVTFISVPGAVGKIGFSYFQVVLGYIIGYLVIGTVLMPLYYRLNLISIYGYLEKRFGYWSYKTGAGFFLLARTVGSAVRLYVAANVLQLAIFNALGIPFEVSVLITIALIWVYTFKGGVKTIILTDSLQTIFLVSAVVLTIVLISQELGFSFGELVSSIKASPNSKIFFWDANDPKNFYKQFISGIFIAIVMTGLDQDLMQKNLTCKNIGEAQKNMFWFTITMVIVTFLFMCLGVLLYIYAGRDGIAIPERTDDLYPLLALNHLGPLVGITFLLGITAATYASADSALTALTTSFCVDFMNVEQRPEAERSRIKHIVHIGFSLLFYVVIILFRQLNSKEVITAVFDIAGYTYGPLLGLYAFGIFSHRPVVDRFVPWICLASPVLTYIINQNSAAWFGGYQFGFERLLLNGLITTLGLWAVSRPVKHPEPVVVS, encoded by the coding sequence ATGAATCCCACCCTCGCACTGCTCATTCTGATCGCTTATTTTGGGCTGCTGGTTGCCGTTTCGTTCTACACCGCCCGTGGGGCCGATACCACCACGTTTTTCACCGCCAACCGGCAGTCGCCGTGGTGGTTAGTGGCCTTCGGGATGATCGGCACGTCGCTGTCGGGCGTCACGTTTATTTCGGTGCCGGGGGCGGTGGGCAAGATCGGCTTTTCCTATTTTCAGGTCGTGCTGGGCTACATCATCGGCTACCTCGTCATCGGCACGGTGCTGATGCCGCTATACTACCGGCTCAACCTGATTTCGATTTACGGCTACCTCGAAAAGCGCTTCGGCTACTGGTCGTACAAAACGGGCGCAGGCTTCTTTCTGCTGGCCCGTACGGTAGGATCGGCGGTGCGGCTTTACGTCGCGGCCAACGTGCTCCAACTGGCGATTTTCAACGCGCTGGGCATTCCGTTCGAAGTGTCGGTGCTGATTACGATTGCCCTGATCTGGGTGTACACGTTCAAGGGGGGCGTCAAAACGATTATCCTGACCGATTCGCTGCAAACGATATTTCTGGTGTCGGCCGTCGTGCTGACGATCGTGCTAATTTCGCAGGAACTCGGTTTTTCATTCGGTGAACTCGTCAGCTCGATCAAAGCCAGCCCGAACTCGAAAATTTTCTTTTGGGACGCCAACGACCCCAAGAATTTCTACAAGCAGTTTATCTCGGGCATATTCATCGCCATTGTGATGACGGGTCTCGATCAGGATCTGATGCAGAAAAACCTGACCTGCAAAAACATCGGCGAAGCGCAGAAAAATATGTTCTGGTTCACGATTACGATGGTCATTGTCACGTTCCTGTTCATGTGTCTGGGCGTGCTGCTCTACATCTACGCCGGCCGCGACGGTATCGCCATCCCCGAACGCACCGACGATCTGTACCCGCTGCTGGCTCTGAATCACCTCGGCCCGCTGGTCGGTATCACATTTTTGCTGGGCATCACGGCGGCAACCTACGCCAGTGCTGACTCCGCCCTGACGGCCCTGACGACTTCGTTCTGCGTCGATTTTATGAACGTTGAGCAACGGCCCGAAGCCGAGCGGTCGCGCATCAAGCATATCGTTCACATCGGCTTCTCGCTGCTGTTCTATGTGGTCATCATCCTGTTCCGGCAGTTGAACAGCAAGGAAGTCATTACGGCGGTGTTCGACATTGCGGGCTATACCTACGGACCGTTGCTGGGGCTGTACGCCTTTGGCATTTTCAGCCACCGCCCCGTCGTCGACCGCTTCGTGCCGTGGATTTGCCTGGCCTCGCCCGTGCTGACATACATCATCAATCAGAATTCAGCCGCCTGGTTTGGCGGTTACCAGTTCGGCTTCGAGCGGCTGCTGCTCAACGGCCTGATTACCACGCTCGGCCTCTGGGCCGTCTCGCGCCCCGTTAAACACCCGGAGCCGGTGGTAGTTTCTTAG
- a CDS encoding alpha-amylase family glycosyl hydrolase, with the protein MTEVPIARRTLGVTFAPDATATVQVWAPNATTVQLVLETTGETLPLTPGDGGCWRTTTDQLRPGDLYRFSLDGQRLPDPASLAQPQGVHGPSLAYDPTVFNWTDEKWQNPALDNYLFYELHTGTFTPEGTFAGVAARLDHFVELGINAVELMPIAQFPGDRNWGYDGVCPFAAQHSYGGARGLQQLVDACHARGLAVVLDVVYNHMGPEGNYFSSYGPYFTSRHRTPWGDAINFDGSGSEGVRQYVLENVLMWFRDFHIDALRLDAVHAIRDDSESHILRDIRLHVDQLVAQTGRQHYLIIESDQNETRYIKSVTDGGYGMDAQWNDEFHHALRVTAGVNSRATTPTTTVSNTSRKPTAMPTCTTVRLCPAGQKSSAHPLPTCPADSLLCSRRTTIRSVTGCWANDLASSSATPCSG; encoded by the coding sequence ATGACTGAAGTACCCATCGCCCGGCGGACACTGGGCGTAACGTTTGCGCCCGACGCGACCGCTACCGTGCAGGTCTGGGCACCCAATGCAACCACCGTTCAACTCGTGCTGGAAACAACCGGCGAAACACTACCGCTGACACCCGGCGACGGGGGTTGCTGGCGCACAACGACCGATCAGCTACGGCCCGGCGACCTGTACCGGTTTTCGCTCGACGGGCAACGCCTACCCGACCCGGCCTCACTGGCGCAGCCGCAGGGCGTACACGGTCCTTCTCTGGCGTACGACCCGACAGTTTTCAACTGGACCGATGAGAAGTGGCAAAATCCCGCCCTCGACAACTACCTGTTTTATGAATTGCACACCGGCACATTTACGCCCGAAGGCACTTTCGCCGGGGTTGCCGCCCGGCTCGATCACTTCGTTGAGTTGGGCATCAACGCCGTCGAGCTGATGCCGATTGCGCAGTTCCCCGGCGACCGCAACTGGGGTTACGACGGCGTGTGTCCGTTTGCGGCCCAGCACTCGTACGGCGGAGCGCGGGGGTTGCAGCAACTGGTCGACGCCTGCCATGCGCGGGGGCTAGCCGTGGTACTCGACGTCGTGTACAACCATATGGGGCCGGAGGGCAATTACTTTTCCAGCTACGGCCCTTACTTTACCAGCCGCCACCGCACGCCCTGGGGCGATGCTATCAACTTCGACGGTTCCGGCAGCGAGGGTGTTCGGCAGTACGTGCTTGAAAACGTGCTGATGTGGTTCCGCGACTTCCATATCGACGCGCTCCGGCTCGACGCCGTCCACGCCATTCGCGACGACAGCGAATCACACATTCTCCGCGACATCCGCCTGCACGTCGATCAGCTGGTGGCGCAGACCGGGCGGCAGCATTACCTGATTATCGAATCCGACCAGAACGAAACGCGTTACATCAAATCCGTTACCGACGGTGGCTACGGCATGGATGCGCAGTGGAACGATGAGTTTCACCACGCCCTGCGCGTCACGGCGGGGGTGAACAGCAGGGCTACTACGCCGACTACGACGGTATCAAACACCTCGCGAAAGCCTACCGCGATGCCTACGTGTACGACGGTACGTTTATGCCCCGCCGGGCAAAAATCGTCGGCACACCCACTACCGACCTGCCCGGCCGACAGTTTGTTGTGTTCTCGCAGAACCACGATCAGATCGGTAACCGGATGCTGGGCGAACGACCTGGCCAGCTCGTCAGCGACGCCATGCAGCGGCTGA